One region of Leptolyngbya sp. 'hensonii' genomic DNA includes:
- a CDS encoding Rrf2 family transcriptional regulator, which produces MELSCKSEYALLALLELAAHYNSAEPLQIRQIAAQQNIPDRYLEQLLATLRRCGIVRSQRGARGGYILAREPWKITLFEAMSCIEGADSQQTEHNAATRTMESMVIREIWQEADRATASVMQKYTLQDLAEKRDARRQLDIMYYI; this is translated from the coding sequence GTGGAACTTTCTTGCAAAAGTGAATACGCCCTTCTGGCTCTGTTGGAATTAGCTGCCCACTATAACAGTGCCGAGCCACTGCAAATTCGTCAGATTGCTGCCCAGCAGAACATTCCCGATCGCTACCTGGAACAACTTCTGGCCACGCTGCGGCGCTGCGGCATTGTCCGGAGCCAGCGAGGAGCTCGGGGTGGTTACATCCTGGCCCGTGAGCCCTGGAAAATTACTTTATTTGAAGCCATGAGTTGCATCGAGGGCGCAGATTCTCAACAAACAGAGCATAATGCTGCCACCCGCACCATGGAGAGTATGGTTATCCGGGAGATCTGGCAAGAAGCCGATCGGGCGACAGCCTCTGTCATGCAGAAATACACTTTACAAGATCTGGCAGAAAAACGAGATGCCAGACGGCAGTTAGATATCATGTACTACATTTAA
- the cysK gene encoding cysteine synthase A gives MRIARDITDLVGRTPLVQLNRIPQAEGCGAQIVVKLEGMNPAASVKDRIGVNMINAAEREGLIKPGKTTLVEPTSGNTGIALAMVTAARGYRLILTMPETMSSERRAMLRAYGAELELTPGIEGMGGCIRRAQQLVETIPNSYMLQQFRNPANPQTHRETTAEEIWADTDGQVDFLIAGVGTGGTITGVADVIKQRKSTFKAIAVEPANSPILSGGQPGAHKIQGIGAGFVPQVLRTDLIDEVITVTDEDAIAYGRRLAREEGLLSGISSGAALYAAIKIGKRPENAGKLIVMVQPSFGERYLSTALFQDLEPAS, from the coding sequence ATGCGAATTGCCCGCGACATCACTGATCTGGTTGGGCGTACACCACTCGTACAGTTAAATCGGATCCCCCAGGCAGAGGGGTGTGGGGCACAGATTGTGGTTAAGTTAGAGGGGATGAATCCTGCTGCTTCAGTCAAGGATCGCATTGGGGTCAATATGATCAATGCGGCAGAGCGGGAAGGGTTGATTAAACCAGGAAAAACAACTCTGGTGGAGCCTACCTCTGGGAATACCGGGATTGCCCTGGCAATGGTGACGGCAGCCCGAGGGTATCGCCTCATTCTGACCATGCCGGAGACGATGAGTTCGGAGCGGCGCGCCATGTTGCGGGCCTATGGGGCGGAACTGGAACTGACCCCAGGGATTGAAGGGATGGGGGGGTGCATTCGTCGGGCCCAACAATTGGTGGAAACCATCCCGAATTCTTACATGCTGCAACAATTTCGCAACCCGGCGAATCCTCAGACCCATCGGGAAACCACTGCGGAGGAAATTTGGGCCGATACGGATGGTCAGGTCGATTTTTTGATCGCGGGTGTGGGGACGGGGGGCACCATTACTGGTGTGGCAGATGTGATTAAGCAGCGCAAGTCAACGTTTAAGGCGATCGCGGTGGAACCGGCCAACAGTCCCATCCTCTCCGGCGGCCAGCCCGGAGCCCACAAAATCCAGGGGATTGGGGCCGGGTTTGTTCCCCAGGTGCTGCGGACGGATTTGATCGATGAAGTCATTACGGTGACGGATGAAGATGCGATCGCCTATGGTCGACGGTTGGCCCGTGAAGAAGGTCTGCTCTCCGGTATTTCCAGTGGGGCGGCCCTCTATGCTGCGATTAAGATTGGGAAACGCCCTGAGAATGCAGGTAAGCTGATCGTCATGGTGCAGCCCAGCTTTGGAGAGCGCTATCTGAGTACAGCCCTGTTCCAGGATCTGGAACCTGCCTCCTAA
- a CDS encoding potassium channel protein — protein sequence MQGPLRRVITGAIFFFTTIVVAIVGYTLAGWSILDASYMVVITVFGVGYGEVKPLISPTLKLFTMAVIVAGTTSAVYLVGGFVQMFAEGEIRKVLDERRMTMGIESLEQHVIICGFGRIGQMLAKKLIQANQPFVVIDLDGDRMLEASEQGYLVISGNATDEMVLLAAGITRAKALATVLPDDAFNVFITLTARELNPNLMILARGELPSTEKKLKLAGADRVVLPASIGAERMAHMITHPAALDFLQGQEGRRDLNELLAQIDIQLDELLISDRSLFVGRAVSDLEVRGKGAFIVVAVRKADGTIITHPGHDLILDAADIVIVMGHRGDIPQFARHYAIKHPSRTNARL from the coding sequence ATGCAGGGACCACTTCGTCGGGTTATTACTGGAGCCATTTTCTTTTTCACCACCATTGTGGTAGCGATCGTGGGCTACACCCTGGCCGGTTGGAGCATCCTGGATGCGAGCTACATGGTGGTAATCACCGTTTTTGGGGTGGGGTATGGCGAAGTCAAGCCCCTGATCTCCCCTACCCTCAAACTGTTCACGATGGCCGTCATTGTAGCTGGTACCACCTCTGCGGTTTATCTAGTCGGGGGCTTTGTCCAGATGTTTGCCGAAGGGGAAATTCGCAAAGTTTTGGATGAAAGGCGTATGACCATGGGCATTGAATCCTTAGAGCAGCATGTCATCATCTGTGGGTTTGGCCGGATTGGGCAAATGCTGGCCAAGAAGCTCATCCAGGCCAATCAGCCCTTTGTTGTAATCGATCTGGATGGTGATCGGATGCTGGAAGCCAGCGAGCAAGGTTATCTCGTCATCAGTGGCAACGCCACTGATGAGATGGTGCTCCTCGCCGCTGGGATCACACGGGCAAAGGCCCTGGCTACGGTTCTTCCCGATGATGCCTTTAATGTATTCATCACCCTGACAGCACGGGAACTCAACCCGAATCTGATGATTCTGGCCAGGGGGGAGTTACCCTCGACCGAGAAGAAGCTGAAACTGGCTGGGGCCGATCGGGTGGTGCTCCCCGCATCGATCGGGGCGGAGCGGATGGCCCACATGATCACCCATCCAGCTGCCCTGGATTTTCTCCAGGGACAGGAAGGACGACGGGATCTAAATGAATTACTGGCCCAGATTGATATTCAACTGGATGAACTGTTGATCTCAGATCGATCCCTGTTTGTGGGGCGAGCCGTCAGCGACCTGGAGGTGCGGGGTAAAGGAGCCTTTATTGTGGTTGCAGTTCGGAAAGCAGATGGAACCATAATCACCCATCCCGGCCATGACCTGATTCTCGATGCCGCTGACATCGTGATTGTCATGGGACATCGGGGGGATATCCCTCAATTTGCCCGTCACTATGCGATTAAACATCCCTCCCGGACGAATGCCCGCCTGTAA
- a CDS encoding VWA domain-containing protein, with the protein MRVRLCPSLNDAHLDAAQAVSQRQLALSISAMPESTGRTVPLNLCLILDHSGSMHGRPLETVRQAAQRLVEQLSPGDRISVIAFDHKAKVLVPNQLVHDSDPIKSQIGLLRADGGTAIDEGLRLGIEELAKSRKDMVSQAFLLTDGENEHGDNDRCLKLAHLAAGYNLTLNTLGFGNHWNQDILEQIADAGGGTMAYIEQPEKAIGEFGRLFQRMQSVGLTNAFLQLNLSPNVRLAELKPIAQVAPDAIELPLQEEEGWFVVRLGDLMIDVPRVVLANLYLHQLPPGQQTIGRVQVRYDDPIAGQEGAFSDCLPIEVMVQQEFQAATNPEVQQYVLALAKYRQTQIAETKLRQGDRAGAATMLQTAAKTAMDLGDHNAATVLQDNATRLQAGEDLSEEDRKKTRIASKTMLQ; encoded by the coding sequence ATGCGAGTCCGGTTATGCCCCAGTCTGAATGATGCTCATCTTGACGCGGCTCAGGCGGTGAGTCAGCGCCAGCTAGCCCTATCCATCTCAGCGATGCCAGAAAGCACAGGTCGAACAGTCCCTCTAAACCTGTGCCTAATTCTGGACCACAGTGGTTCCATGCATGGACGGCCCCTAGAGACGGTCAGACAGGCAGCCCAGCGCTTGGTGGAACAATTATCTCCCGGCGATCGCATCTCTGTGATTGCTTTTGACCACAAAGCCAAGGTTCTGGTCCCGAACCAGTTGGTGCATGACTCTGACCCGATCAAAAGCCAGATTGGTCTATTGCGGGCTGACGGAGGCACGGCCATTGATGAAGGGCTACGCCTGGGGATTGAAGAACTGGCCAAGAGCCGGAAGGATATGGTGTCGCAGGCTTTTCTGCTGACCGATGGCGAGAACGAACATGGAGATAACGATCGCTGCCTTAAACTAGCTCACCTGGCTGCCGGTTACAACCTGACCCTAAATACCCTGGGCTTTGGCAATCACTGGAACCAGGATATTCTGGAGCAGATCGCAGATGCTGGAGGGGGCACCATGGCCTATATTGAACAGCCGGAAAAGGCTATAGGCGAGTTTGGCCGCTTATTTCAGCGCATGCAATCTGTCGGGTTGACCAATGCGTTTTTGCAACTGAATCTGTCCCCCAATGTTCGTCTGGCTGAGCTAAAGCCGATCGCCCAAGTGGCTCCCGATGCGATCGAGTTGCCCCTGCAGGAGGAGGAAGGCTGGTTTGTGGTCCGGCTGGGGGATCTGATGATCGATGTGCCCCGAGTAGTTCTGGCGAATCTGTACCTGCACCAGCTTCCCCCAGGGCAACAGACGATCGGGCGGGTGCAGGTGCGCTATGATGACCCGATCGCAGGGCAGGAGGGTGCTTTTTCTGACTGTTTACCGATCGAGGTCATGGTGCAGCAGGAGTTCCAGGCTGCGACCAATCCAGAGGTGCAGCAGTATGTTCTGGCCTTGGCCAAATATCGCCAGACTCAAATTGCGGAAACAAAATTGCGCCAGGGCGATCGGGCTGGGGCTGCGACCATGTTACAGACGGCGGCCAAGACAGCTATGGACCTGGGGGATCACAATGCCGCTACCGTTCTGCAGGATAACGCCACCCGTCTGCAGGCGGGAGAAGATCTGTCTGAAGAAGATCGGAAGAAAACCCGGATTGCCTCTAAGACAATGCTGCAATAA
- a CDS encoding ATP-dependent Clp protease proteolytic subunit has translation MDSLIKAVQSPYYGDNYYRTPPPDLQSLLLKERIVYLGAPLVPAVTELIIAELLYLQYEDPEKPIRLYINSTGTSIESGEFVGIFETEAFAICDTMSYIKPPIHTICMGTAMGSAAMLLSAGTKGQRASLPNGTIVLRQPRSIAQGQATDIQIQAKEVLANKQTVIEILSKNTGQPPEKIAKDLNRTFYMTPQDAKDYGLIDTVLENQAVPKALAGIN, from the coding sequence ATGGACTCTTTAATTAAGGCTGTTCAATCCCCCTACTATGGGGATAATTACTACCGCACCCCTCCCCCTGATCTGCAATCCCTGCTGTTGAAGGAGAGAATTGTCTATCTCGGTGCGCCTCTGGTTCCGGCTGTCACTGAGCTCATTATTGCTGAGCTGTTGTACTTACAGTACGAAGATCCGGAGAAGCCGATTCGGCTTTACATCAATTCCACCGGAACATCGATCGAAAGCGGCGAATTTGTTGGCATCTTTGAAACAGAGGCTTTCGCCATCTGCGACACGATGAGTTACATCAAACCGCCCATCCATACCATTTGCATGGGCACAGCTATGGGCTCGGCAGCCATGCTGCTTTCTGCGGGTACTAAAGGTCAACGGGCTAGTTTACCCAACGGTACGATCGTGTTGCGTCAGCCCCGCAGTATTGCCCAGGGTCAGGCGACGGATATTCAAATCCAGGCCAAGGAAGTGCTGGCCAACAAACAGACTGTGATTGAAATCCTGTCTAAAAATACAGGTCAACCCCCGGAAAAGATCGCGAAGGATCTGAACCGCACCTTTTACATGACCCCCCAGGACGCCAAGGACTATGGCCTGATTGATACGGTGCTGGAAAACCAGGCCGTACCTAAAGCTCTGGCTGGAATCAATTAA
- a CDS encoding ATP-dependent Clp protease proteolytic subunit produces MPIGVPKVPYRMPGDQYTQWIDIYNRLYRERIIFLGQEVDDQIANQIVAVMLYLDSEDQNKDIYLYINSPGGSITSGMAIYDTMQHIKSDVVTICVGLAASMGSFLLAAGTKGKRLALPHSRIMIHQPMIPSVVRGQATDIEIEANHILKLRENLNTMLAFHTGQTVEKIKKDTDRDYFMSAEEAKDYGLIDRVLEDKAP; encoded by the coding sequence ATGCCAATTGGTGTTCCTAAAGTCCCTTACCGGATGCCGGGGGATCAATATACGCAATGGATTGATATCTACAACCGGCTCTATCGGGAGCGGATCATCTTTCTGGGCCAGGAAGTTGATGACCAGATTGCGAACCAGATTGTGGCAGTGATGCTCTACCTGGATTCGGAGGATCAGAATAAGGATATCTATCTCTATATCAACTCGCCAGGGGGCTCGATCACCTCAGGCATGGCTATCTATGACACCATGCAGCACATCAAGTCAGATGTGGTCACCATCTGTGTCGGTCTGGCAGCATCCATGGGCTCTTTTCTGCTGGCAGCAGGGACTAAGGGGAAGCGCTTGGCCCTACCCCACTCACGGATTATGATTCACCAGCCCATGATCCCCAGTGTTGTCCGTGGACAGGCCACCGACATTGAAATCGAAGCCAATCACATCCTGAAATTGCGGGAAAACCTCAACACAATGCTGGCCTTCCATACGGGCCAAACGGTGGAAAAGATCAAAAAAGATACCGATCGAGACTACTTCATGTCAGCCGAGGAAGCGAAGGATTATGGGTTGATTGATCGGGTACTGGAAGACAAGGCCCCCTGA
- a CDS encoding J domain-containing protein — protein sequence MNLADCYRVLGLRSGASLDEIKMSYRRLARQFHPDTNPGDQQARDKFITLTEAYKLLISVVKPEEGNQATAAQDPDPSASPETEGGRVKVSRKAPPIQMNPDLSPLEQQIKRDSYEQLQYLLKHRRFPRAIALVEGLAQRLPKDAEVRQWQAITYQRCGRHFIDANQLEKARAYLKKALKTDPRNRSLWAEVEKDFRRIEQLY from the coding sequence ATGAATCTTGCAGATTGCTACCGGGTTCTGGGTTTGAGGTCAGGGGCATCTCTTGATGAGATCAAGATGTCCTATCGTCGTTTGGCAAGGCAGTTCCATCCAGATACTAATCCTGGTGATCAGCAAGCCAGAGACAAGTTTATTACCCTGACAGAAGCCTATAAGCTTCTGATCAGTGTGGTGAAACCAGAGGAGGGGAACCAGGCCACTGCCGCTCAAGACCCTGATCCTTCCGCCAGCCCTGAAACCGAGGGGGGTAGAGTCAAAGTCTCTCGGAAAGCTCCTCCGATTCAAATGAATCCGGATCTGTCTCCCCTGGAGCAGCAGATCAAACGGGATTCCTACGAACAACTACAGTACCTGCTGAAACACCGTCGTTTTCCTCGGGCCATTGCCCTCGTGGAAGGGCTAGCCCAACGTCTGCCCAAGGATGCAGAAGTGCGCCAGTGGCAGGCCATCACCTATCAGCGTTGCGGTCGTCACTTTATTGATGCAAATCAATTAGAAAAGGCCAGGGCCTATCTGAAAAAAGCCCTGAAGACGGACCCCCGCAATCGCTCCCTCTGGGCTGAGGTGGAGAAGGATTTTCGTCGAATCGAACAACTGTATTAG
- a CDS encoding MoaD/ThiS family protein: MAEFLVTVTVKLFAAYQEVCGFPELTLTLPVGTAVAEIRDRLIAAHPELLPWRDLTRFGINLQFVPGDTPLQDGDEVVLIPPVSGG, translated from the coding sequence ATGGCAGAATTCCTGGTGACGGTCACAGTCAAACTCTTTGCGGCGTATCAGGAAGTCTGTGGCTTTCCTGAACTGACCCTGACCTTGCCAGTTGGAACTGCAGTCGCTGAAATCCGCGATCGCCTGATTGCAGCCCACCCGGAACTTCTACCCTGGCGTGACCTAACCCGCTTTGGGATCAACCTGCAATTCGTCCCTGGAGACACCCCCTTGCAAGATGGGGACGAAGTGGTTTTGATCCCTCCCGTCAGCGGGGGGTGA
- a CDS encoding alpha-ketoacid dehydrogenase subunit beta, with translation MAETFMFNALREAIDEEMGYDPTVCVMGEDVGHYGGSYKVTKDLYKKYGELRILDTPIAENSFTGMAVGAAMTGLRPIIEGMNMGFLLLAFNQISNNAGMLRYTSGGNFKIPLVIRGPGGVGRQLGAEHSQRLEAYFQAVPGLKIVACSTPYNAKGLLKSAIRDSNPVLFFEHVLLYNLKEDLPEEEYWLPLDKAEVVRRGQDVTILTYSRMRHHVLQAVKTLEQEGYDPEVIDLISLKPLDFDTIGASIRKTHRVVIVEECMRTGGIGAELVASINDRLFDELDAPVVRLSSQDIPTPYNGTLENLTIVQPAQIVEAVQKIVNNQM, from the coding sequence ATGGCAGAAACCTTCATGTTCAACGCCCTGCGGGAAGCAATCGACGAAGAAATGGGCTACGATCCCACCGTTTGTGTGATGGGGGAAGATGTAGGCCACTACGGCGGTTCCTACAAGGTGACGAAAGACCTCTATAAGAAGTATGGTGAGCTGAGAATTCTGGATACCCCGATCGCTGAAAATAGCTTTACGGGGATGGCCGTTGGGGCTGCGATGACTGGCTTGCGGCCCATTATCGAAGGCATGAATATGGGGTTCCTGCTCCTGGCCTTTAATCAGATTTCCAATAATGCTGGCATGTTGCGGTACACCTCTGGCGGCAACTTCAAGATTCCTCTGGTGATTCGCGGCCCTGGTGGGGTCGGTCGTCAATTGGGAGCAGAACATTCCCAGCGTTTGGAAGCTTACTTTCAGGCTGTTCCGGGCCTCAAGATTGTGGCCTGTTCCACACCCTATAATGCCAAGGGGTTGCTGAAATCGGCCATTCGGGACAGCAACCCCGTTTTGTTCTTTGAACATGTTCTGCTTTACAACCTGAAGGAAGATCTGCCAGAAGAGGAATACTGGCTCCCCCTGGATAAAGCGGAGGTGGTTCGTCGGGGTCAGGATGTGACCATCCTCACCTATTCCCGCATGCGTCACCATGTGCTGCAGGCCGTGAAAACCCTGGAGCAGGAAGGCTATGACCCGGAGGTGATCGACCTGATTTCTCTGAAGCCCCTGGACTTTGACACGATCGGAGCCTCTATCCGCAAAACTCACCGGGTTGTGATTGTGGAAGAATGTATGCGAACGGGTGGTATTGGAGCCGAATTGGTCGCATCAATTAACGATCGCCTGTTTGATGAGCTGGATGCCCCAGTCGTTCGCCTTTCCTCCCAGGATATTCCCACGCCCTATAACGGAACATTGGAAAATCTGACGATTGTTCAACCGGCCCAGATTGTTGAGGCCGTGCAGAAAATCGTCAATAACCAGATGTAA
- the secD gene encoding protein translocase subunit SecD, which produces MQRQQSLIVLILVLVMAAILVIVRIPAKLGLDLQGGSQLTLQVKPTEDVKEIDTRVMEAVQKVVEGRINGLGVSEAVVQTVGQSQLIIQLPGVNDPQQAERVLGGTAQLEFRKQRPGSEGQFFAEFQVRLELRRQQEQLLAEQQQLRKSDDEAAIAKNKAAIDENKAAIKRNNEALLGLFDRTGLTGKNLKDADARATSTTVWEVTLAFDPKGGDLFAQMTKDLAGTGRSIGIFLDDGLLSAPTVGPEFAQSGILGGNAVITGNFSAETANELAIQLRGGALPVPVEIIENRTVGASLGKDSIQRSIYAAIGGLVLVLIFMAVYYRLPGMIADLSLVIYAILTFAAFSLLGVTLTLPGIAGFILSIGMAVDANVLIFERTREELRTGKTLYRSVESGFYRAFSSILDSNVTTLIACSVLFYLGAGLVKGFALTLGLGVVISMFTALTCSRTLLLLALGFPGLRKPELYCPNLPPSSRSSAGATS; this is translated from the coding sequence ATGCAAAGGCAACAATCGTTAATTGTGCTGATCCTGGTGCTGGTGATGGCCGCCATCCTGGTAATCGTCCGCATTCCAGCCAAACTGGGGCTGGATTTGCAGGGGGGGTCCCAATTGACGTTGCAGGTTAAACCGACTGAGGATGTCAAAGAAATTGATACCCGGGTCATGGAGGCGGTCCAGAAAGTTGTGGAAGGCCGGATCAATGGTCTGGGGGTGTCGGAAGCAGTTGTGCAAACGGTTGGGCAAAGCCAGTTAATTATTCAACTTCCGGGTGTCAATGACCCCCAACAGGCAGAGCGGGTGCTGGGGGGGACGGCCCAGTTGGAGTTCCGCAAGCAAAGGCCGGGTTCTGAGGGACAGTTCTTTGCTGAGTTTCAGGTTCGGTTGGAATTGAGACGGCAACAGGAACAACTGCTGGCAGAGCAACAGCAGTTGCGCAAATCTGATGATGAAGCTGCAATTGCCAAGAACAAAGCTGCGATCGATGAGAATAAGGCAGCCATCAAGCGCAATAACGAAGCGCTCCTGGGGCTGTTCGATCGCACTGGCTTGACAGGTAAAAACTTGAAAGATGCAGATGCTCGGGCCACCAGCACTACTGTCTGGGAGGTTACCCTGGCTTTTGATCCGAAGGGAGGCGACTTGTTTGCCCAAATGACCAAGGATTTGGCTGGTACAGGGCGGAGTATTGGTATTTTTCTGGATGATGGGCTCCTCAGTGCGCCCACCGTGGGGCCTGAATTTGCCCAGAGTGGAATTTTGGGCGGTAATGCTGTAATTACCGGGAATTTCTCGGCGGAAACTGCCAATGAACTGGCTATTCAGTTGCGGGGAGGCGCTCTCCCAGTACCAGTCGAAATCATTGAGAACCGAACTGTAGGAGCCAGTCTGGGGAAAGATAGTATCCAGCGCAGCATTTATGCCGCCATTGGGGGGCTCGTGCTCGTGCTGATTTTTATGGCTGTCTACTATCGGTTACCGGGGATGATTGCCGATTTGTCCCTGGTGATTTATGCCATCCTTACCTTTGCAGCCTTTAGCCTACTAGGAGTGACCCTCACCCTGCCCGGTATCGCTGGATTTATTCTCAGTATTGGGATGGCGGTTGATGCCAATGTGCTGATTTTTGAACGAACTCGGGAAGAATTGCGAACTGGGAAGACCCTGTATCGATCGGTTGAATCTGGTTTTTACCGGGCGTTCTCCAGTATTTTGGATAGTAATGTGACCACCCTGATTGCCTGTAGCGTTCTGTTTTATTTAGGGGCTGGTCTGGTCAAAGGCTTTGCCCTCACCTTGGGTTTGGGGGTGGTGATCAGCATGTTTACAGCCCTCACCTGTAGCCGGACCCTGTTACTGTTGGCCCTGGGATTCCCTGGCTTGCGGAAGCCCGAACTCTATTGTCCTAACTTACCCCCGTCTTCCCGTTCTTCGGCAGGAGCAACGTCATGA
- the secF gene encoding protein translocase subunit SecF, whose translation MRLQIIRQRSIWWSLSIIVILSGLVSMAISWQQIGSPLRPGLDFVGGTRLQFELACNKAKTCTQPIDPAVVRELLNNQNLGTSSIQVVDKYALSIRSRTLDVEQRNRVKQVLEAKLGAFDEQKTQIDTVGPALGKQLFTTGMLALGLSFLGIALYLTVRFQPDYAFFAIVALFHDVLITVGVFSILGLVMGKEVDSLFVVALLTIIGFSVNDTVVIYDRIRETITLNPTRHIDDIVDDAVNQTLTRSINTTLTVLLTLTSIFLFGGETLKDFALALIIGFTMGAYSSIFIASTLLALWRELTGKVIPLAVEGSASEESTASLEDS comes from the coding sequence ATGAGATTACAGATCATTCGCCAGCGGTCTATCTGGTGGTCGTTGTCAATCATCGTTATCCTGTCGGGTCTGGTCTCCATGGCGATTTCGTGGCAACAAATTGGTTCCCCCCTGCGACCTGGCCTGGATTTTGTTGGAGGGACCCGCCTCCAGTTTGAGTTGGCCTGTAACAAAGCTAAGACCTGTACCCAACCGATCGATCCGGCAGTAGTCCGGGAACTTCTCAATAATCAGAATTTGGGCACCAGCAGTATCCAGGTTGTGGATAAGTATGCACTCTCGATTCGCAGCCGGACCCTGGATGTGGAGCAACGGAATCGGGTTAAGCAGGTTTTGGAAGCAAAACTGGGAGCTTTTGACGAGCAGAAAACCCAGATTGATACCGTAGGTCCTGCCCTGGGAAAACAACTGTTCACCACAGGGATGCTGGCGCTGGGTCTGTCTTTCCTTGGGATTGCCCTCTACCTGACTGTCAGATTCCAACCCGACTATGCTTTCTTTGCCATTGTTGCCCTCTTCCATGATGTGCTGATTACGGTTGGGGTTTTTTCCATCCTGGGGTTGGTCATGGGCAAGGAAGTGGATAGTTTGTTCGTGGTGGCTTTGCTGACCATCATTGGATTCTCCGTGAATGACACGGTGGTGATTTACGATCGCATCCGGGAAACAATTACCCTCAATCCCACTCGTCATATTGATGATATTGTGGATGACGCGGTGAATCAGACCCTGACCCGATCGATCAATACGACCCTCACTGTTCTGCTCACCCTGACCTCGATCTTCCTGTTTGGTGGGGAAACCCTGAAAGATTTCGCCCTGGCGCTCATTATTGGGTTTACGATGGGGGCTTATTCCAGCATCTTTATTGCGAGTACCCTGCTGGCCCTGTGGCGAGAGTTGACGGGTAAGGTTATTCCCTTAGCTGTGGAAGGTTCTGCCAGCGAAGAATCGACAGCTTCCCTGGAAGATTCCTAA
- a CDS encoding (2Fe-2S) ferredoxin domain-containing protein, whose translation MGKGHSDGITEFTLSGRFLGFLLEDGYKLKWMQLATAAGEQTIKLTKESRAGLITQGGILKLGDWIQVWGEQKLDADTGTLKLKAYRITPTSPAQLAFADTPEISQVAVSAAAKPATILVCQKSDCQRQGGRQLCQALAAAVKDSGLEGQVNIKGTGCMKHCKAGPNLVFMPDKARYSRVHPSQIPGLVKKHLLTQ comes from the coding sequence ATGGGAAAAGGGCATAGCGATGGGATTACAGAATTCACCTTGTCAGGCCGATTTCTTGGGTTCCTCTTGGAGGATGGCTATAAGCTGAAATGGATGCAACTAGCTACAGCCGCAGGGGAACAGACCATCAAATTAACGAAAGAATCACGGGCAGGGCTGATTACCCAAGGAGGCATCCTTAAATTGGGCGACTGGATCCAGGTCTGGGGGGAGCAGAAATTAGACGCTGACACGGGAACTCTGAAACTGAAGGCTTACCGTATTACACCCACATCACCAGCTCAACTGGCTTTTGCTGATACTCCTGAAATTTCCCAAGTTGCGGTTTCTGCTGCAGCGAAACCAGCAACTATCCTGGTCTGTCAGAAATCAGATTGCCAGCGGCAGGGAGGTCGGCAGCTCTGCCAGGCACTAGCAGCAGCAGTGAAGGATAGTGGGTTAGAGGGACAGGTCAACATCAAGGGAACAGGCTGTATGAAACACTGTAAAGCTGGTCCCAATCTGGTCTTCATGCCAGATAAAGCTCGCTACAGCCGGGTTCACCCCAGCCAGATCCCTGGTTTAGTGAAGAAGCATTTGCTTACCCAGTAG
- a CDS encoding Asr1405/Asl0597 family protein, whose product MSYSLPNTLNRQRVTIPRSDRWQVFQRLQELAIPCEVSQDGHLWVEITHVTGAIQLRSVVQQIMADRRELVDWLKQCLQAG is encoded by the coding sequence ATGAGCTATTCTCTTCCCAATACCCTGAATCGGCAGAGGGTTACCATTCCCCGTAGCGATCGCTGGCAGGTCTTTCAACGCCTGCAGGAACTGGCCATCCCCTGTGAGGTCTCCCAGGACGGTCACCTGTGGGTAGAAATTACCCATGTTACGGGGGCCATCCAGCTTCGAAGCGTGGTGCAACAGATCATGGCCGATCGGCGAGAGTTAGTGGATTGGCTCAAACAGTGTTTACAGGCAGGCTAA